TCTTAGCAGGAATAGTAATAGTTGCCTTTGTAGAAGGGTTAATACCAGTTCTTTCAGCTCTTTCGCTTACAGAGAAAGTACCAAAACCTACGAGAGATACTTTGTCACCAGCCTTCATTGCATTAGTAACTGAAGTGATGAAAGCATCAAGTGCTTTTTTTGCATCGGCTTTGCTCATTTGAGCTTCAGCAGCCATTGCACTAATAAGATCAGACTTATTCATAATACGTAAAATGATTAATTAATATATATGTTACACAAAAGATTATCCCACAATGGATTAATTCCACAAATATAGCCGAACAAAACAACATATCAAATAAAAACATAAAAAAAACGTAGCAAATTATTGAAAAAGAGCTAATAGGAAGCGTTTTTCATGCTTTAAAACAGAATTTATTCGTACTTTTGCGTTTATTATCTAAATATTCAGAAATTAAAATGATGCCAACTGTAACTAAAAACCTGATAATTATCAATGTACTAGTATTTTTCGGGACAATCGTAGCCCAACGTTATGGCCTGGATTTAACGAATTATCTGGGATTACACTTTTTCCTAGCGAGTGACTTTAATCCGGCACAGCTTATCACTTACATGTTCATGCATGGAGGATTCAGCCACATTTTCTTCAATATGTTTGCTGTTTTCATATTCGGACCGATTCTCGAACAAACTTGGGGACCCAAACGTTTCCTCTTCTACTATATTCTCTGCGGTATCGGTGCGGGACTTATCCAAGAAGGAGTACAGTATATTCGATATGCGATGGAATTTAGCCAACATACACAAGTGAATTTGATAGGTTATGGCGTTATCCCAATGGAAGAGTATCTGAACATGATGACCACCGTAGGTGCTTCAGGAGCCGTTTACGCCATTTTGCTGGCATTTGGTATGCTGTTTCCCAACAACCAGTTGTTCGTCTTTCCGCTGCCTTTCCCTATCAAGGCGAAGTTCTTTGTGATAGGATACGCCGCAATTGAATTATGGTCAGGACTTGCCAATAACATCGGAGATAATATCGCCCACTTTGCCCACTTGGGAGGAATGTTATTCGGATTGATCCTGATTTTATATTGGAGAAAAAAAAGCAATAACAATGGGACATATTATAGCTGATTTAAAGGAGACATTCAGAAGAGGAACTATTTTCATCCAACTGATTTATATCAACGTAGGCATCTTTCTGATCGGCACGTTGATTAACGTTTTCCTGCGACTTTTTGAAGTAAGTACCCCCGATATATTCGGTATATTTGCCTTACCAGCATCCTTTATCGGATTTATGCATCAGCCGTGGTCGATATTTACTTATATGTTTATGCATGCCGGTATCCTGCATATTTTATTCAATATGCTCTGGCTGTATTGGTTCGGAAGTTTGTTTCTCTACTTTTTCTCGGCCAAACATTTAAGAGGACTATATGTATTGGGAGGTATCTGTGGTGGGTTACTTTACATGATTGCCTACAATGTATTTCCTTTATTCAGTTCGCAAGTGGTAGGCTCAACATTGGTAGGAGCGTCGGCTTCTGTATTAGCCATCGTAGCCGCTACGGCTTATCGTGAGCCTAATTACAGGGTGCAACTTTTTCTTTTCGGCGCTATCCGTCTCAAATATTTGGCACTGGTTGTTATCGGAATCGATGTATTATCCATCACCTCAAGTAATGCCGGAGGACATATCGCCCACCTGGGCGGTGCCCTTGCAGGACTTTGGTTTGCCACCAGCCTAAATAAAGGAACTGATTTAACTTCCTGGATCAACTGGATTCTGGATGGTTTCACCTCCTTGTTTCATAAAAAAACATGGAAACGGAAACCGAAAATGAAGGTACACTATGGAAACAGTGCCACCGGTCGCGAGAAGGATTATGATTACAATGCCCACAAAAAAGCACAGTCTGATGAAGTGGACCGTATTTTGGAAAAACTAAAAAAATCCGGTTACGACAGTCTGACAACTGAAGAAAAGAAAAGCTTGTTCGACGCAAGCAAAAGATAAAAGAATGGAACATATTGGCAAATTTGTCGCATATCTGATACTTGCTGTTAACGCTCTCTTCGTGGGAACGTTGATATTAAGTGCTTATAGCCCTTACCTTAACCCGAAAATAAACCCACTTGCTTCCAGCTTGGGACTTGCATTTCCGATATTCCTGACGATTAATTTGATTTTTATCGGCTTCTGGGTATTTGTCAACTACCGCTATGCGCTCTTGCCTGCCATCGGTTTTCTGATTTGTATTCCGCAGATACGGACTTATATTCCTTTTAACTCCACCACTAAAACGATTCCGGAAGGAAGCATCAAAATCCTATCCTACAACGTGATGAGTTTCAGCAATCTGGAGAAGAAAGATGGGAAAAACCCGGTATTGTCTTATCTTGTAGATAGCAACGCCGATATTATCTGTCTGCAAGAATATAACACCGCTACCAACAAGAAATACCTGACGGAACAGGATATTAAAAAAGCATTGAAAGCCTATCCTTACCGATCCATCCACCAACAAGGGAAAGGAGATGTGCAACTTGCCTGTTTCTCCAAGTTCCCCATACTCTCGACACATCCCATCAAATATGAAAGTAATTATAACGGTTCCATGAAATATGTACTGAATGTGAATAACGACACTCTTACATTAATCAACAACCACTTGGAATCCAACAAGCTCACCAAAGAAGACAGAGGGATGTATGAGGATATGATTAAAGACCCGAATGCCAAGAAAGTAAAAACCGGACTTAGGCAATTAATCAGAAAACTGGCGGAAGCATCGGCTATCCGGGCTTCACAAGCAGATTCTGTGGCTAAAGCCATTGCAGAATGTAAATATCCGGCAACTATCGTATGCGGCGATTTCAACGACGGTTCTATCTCGTATACACATCGCATCCTGACCCAAGAATTAGATGATGCGTTCACACAATCCGGCAAAGGATTGGGCATTTCCTACAATCAGAACAAGTTCTATTTCCGCATCGACAATATCTTGATCAGCCCCAACCTGAAAGCCTACAATTGCACGGTAGACCAGTCTATCAAAGCATCAGACCACTACCCGATCTGGTGCTATATCAGTAAGCGATGAGAACTAAAAACTCTAATAAAAAACACTTATGATGATTAAAAAGACACTAACCATTTTAGCAGTAAGTTGTATGATGTACTCCTGTGCTACGAAAACAGAAAGCAATCCTTTCTTTACAGAGTTTCAAACCCAGTATGGTGTTCCCTCTTTCGACAAGATTAAATTGGAGCATTATGAACCCGCCTTCCTGAAAGGGATAGAAGAGCAAAATCAAAACATCGAAGCTATTATCGAAAGCCCGGAAATTCCGACATTCGAAAATACGATTGTTGCTTTGGATAACAGTGCACCTATCCTAGACCGTGTAAGTGCCATTTTCTTCAATATGACAGATGCGGAAACGACTGACTCACTAACCACACTTTCCATCAAACTGGCACCGGTTCTTTCGGAACATGATGATAATATCTCTCTGAACGAGAAACTGTTTAAGCGCGTGAACGACGTCTATCAAAAGAAGGATTCACTGAACCTGACAACGGAACAAGAACGCCTGTTGGACAAGACTTATAAAAGCTTTGTCCGTTCTGGTGCAAACCTTAATACCGAAGGCCAAACCCGCCTCCGCGAAATCAACAAAGAACTTTCTACACTTGGCATTACTTTCAGCAACAATATACTGAATGAGAACAATGCTTTCCAACTCTTCGTTGACAAAGAAGAAGATCTGGCAGGATTGCCCAAGTGGTTCCGCCAAAGCGCCGCTGAAGAAGCAAACGCAGCCGGACAACCCGGAAAATGGCTATTCACCCTGCATAATGCCAGCCGCCTGCCTTTCCTGCAATATTCAGAAAATCGCCCGCTTCGGGAACAAATATACAAAGCTTACATCAACCGTGGCAACAACAACGACGGAAACGACAACAAGGAAAACATCCGTAAGATCGTCTCTCTCCGCCTGGAAAAAGCTAAATTATTAGGTTTCGACTGCTATGCCAACTTCGTTCTGGACGAAACGATGGCAAAGAACACCGACAACGTAATGAACCTTCTGAACAACCTTTGGAGCTATGCACTGCCAAAAGCAAAGGCAGAAGCTACCGAACTTCAAAAATTAATGGATAAGGAAGGGAAAGGAGAAAAACTGGAAGCATGGGATTGGTGGTATTATACCGAAAAACTACGGAAAGAAAAATACAACCTGTCCGAAGAAGATACAAAACCTTACTTCAAGCTGGAGAATGTGCGCAATGGTGCTTTCACTGTAGCCAACAAGCTATATGGTATCACCCTTACCAAGCTCGAAGGTGTCCCTACTTACCATCCTGATGTGGAAGTCTATGAAGTGAAAGATGCAGACGGTTCGCAACTCGGTATCTTCTACGTCGACTATTTCCCACGCTCTGGGAAAAGCGGTGGTGCATGGATGAGCAACTACCGCGAACAACAAGGAGATACCCGTCCGTTAGTATGCAACGTTTGCAGCTTTACCAAACCGGTAGGCGATACTCCCTCTCTATTAACAATGGATGAAGTAGAAACTTTGTTCCACGAATTTGGCCACGCTCTGCACGGACTGCTGACAAAATGTGAATACAAAGGAACATCAGGCACTAATGTAGTGCGCGATTTTGTAGAGCTTCCTTCTCAAATCAATGAACACTGGGCTACTGAACCGGAAGTACTGAAAATGTATGCCAAACATTATCAGACAGGAGAAGTGATACCCGACGAAATCATCGAAAAGATACTGCAACAGAAGACTTTCAATCAGGGCTTCATGACCACCGAATTGCTGGCTGCCGCCATCCTCGACATGAACTTGCACATGACGAAAGATGTAAAAAATCTGAATATGCTTGTATTCGAAAAAGAAGCAATGGACAAGCTTAACCTGATCCCCGAAATAGCACCGCGTTATCGCGTGACTTACTTCAATCATATCATTGGTGGTTACGCAGCCGGATACTACAGCTACCTATGGGCCAACGTACTGGATAATGATGCCTTCGAAGCCTTTAAAGAACATGGAATCTTTGACAAAAACACCGCCGACCTCTTCCGCCACAACGTATTGGAAAAGGGCGACAGCGAAGACCCGATGGTACTTTACCGGAATTTCCGCGGAGCAGAACCAAGCTTGGAACCACTACTGAAAAACAGAGGAATGAAATAATTCTGCAAAAAAGCCCTTAAACATCAAATATTTGAGGGCTTCTTACATATAAATGTGAAAAAAAAACTATATTTGCAGCCTTGTATGCGGCAGAAAGCACTTGTGTACGACAGAATTTAACTGAAAATTAAATTAAAGAAGTAATCATCATAAATTAAAAGTAAAATGCAAAACAAAGGATTTGTAAAGGTTTTTGCGGTATTACTCACGCTGGTATGCGTGTTCTACCTCTCCTTCTCCTTCGTAACACGCCATTATACCAACAAGGCGAAAGAAATTGCGAACGGCGACCCGAAAGTGGAACAAGACTACCTCGACTCTCTCTCTAACGAGAAAGTAATGCTGTGGAACTGGACACTGAAACAATGTCGTGAGATGGAGATTAGTTTAGGTTTGGACCTGAAGGGTGGTATGAACGTTATCCTCGAAGTTTCCGTACCTGATGTTATCAAAGCATTGGCAGACAACAAGCCTGACGAAGCTTTCAACAACGCATTGGCAACAGCTGCAAAACAAGCAGTCAACAGTCAGGATGATGTTATCACCCTGTTCATCAGAGAATACCACAAAATTGCTCCGGACGCAAAACTTTCCGAACTTTTCGCAACACAACAGTTGAAAGATAAAGTTAACCAGAAATCATCAGATGCAGAAGTTGAAAAAGTGTTGAGAGCAGAAGTAAAAGCTGCTGTTGAAAACTCATTCAACGTTCTTCGTACCCGTATCGACCGTTTTGGTGTCGTTCAACCGAACATCCAGAGCCTGGAAGACAAAATGGGACGTATCATGGTGGAACTTCCGGGTATCAAAGAGCCGGAACGTGTGAGAAAACTTCTCCAAGGTTCTGCCAATCTGGAATTCTGGGAAACCTATACAGCTAGAGAAATCCTTCCTGCCATGCAATCTGCAGACGCTAAATTGCGTGGTATTTTAGCAGAAGAAACAACAGCTGATACAGATACTATTGAAGCAGCCCTTACCGAAGCTACTCCGGTTGAGGAAAAAGCTGTAAGCGCTGCCGACAGCCTTGCAGCCGCCTTGAAAGGTGATGCAGCCGCTGAAGACAAAGCAGCCGTCAACATGGAAGAAATCAAAAAGCAATATCCTCTGTTGTCAATGCTTCAGTTGAATTCCAGCGGACAGGGTCCTGTTATTGGTTATGCTAACTACAAAGATACTGCTGACATCAACAAATATCTGGCTATGCCGGAAATCAAAGCAGAACTTCCCAAAGACCTTCGTCTGAAATGGGGTGTTTCTCCTTCCGAATTCGACAAGAAAGGCCAAACTTTCGAATTATATGCTATTAAATCTACTGAGCGTAATGGTAAAGCTCCGTTGGAAGGTGACGTAGTAACTGATGCAAAAGACGAATTCGACCAATACAGCAAACCGGCTGTAAGCATGACAATGAACTCTGACGGTGCACGCCGCTGGGCTCAGTTGACCAAGCAGAACATTGGCCGTTCCATTGCTATCGTTCTTGATAACTATGTATATTCTGCACCGAACGTAAACTCTGAGATTACAGGCGGACGTTCACAGATTACAGGTCACTTCACACCGGAACAAGCTAAGGACTTAGCTAACGTATTGAAATCAGGTAAGATGCCGGCTCCGGCTCACATCGTACAGGAAGATATCGTTGGTCCGTCACTGGGTCAGGAATCTATCAACGCAGGTATTTTCTCATTCGTTGTAGCGCTGATTCTGTTGATGATTTACATGTGCTCTATGTACGGCTTCATCCCAGGCATGGTTGCCAACTGCGCATTAATCCTCAACTTCTTCTTCACGCTGGGTATTCTTTCGTCCTTCCAGGCCGCACTGACAATGTCCGGTATTGCCGGTATGGTGTTGTCACTGGGTATGGCAGTGGATGCAAACGTACTTATCTATGAACGTACAAAAGAAGAGCTTCGTGCAGGCAAAGGAGTGAAGAAAGCACTTGCCGACGGTTATTCCAATGCATTCTCGGCTATCTTCGACTCTAACTTGACGTCTATCATTACAGGTATCATCCTGTTCAACTTCGGTACCGGTCCGATTCGTGGTTTTGCTACGACGCTGATTATCGGTATCCTTGTGTCCTTCTTTACTGCCGTGTTCATCACTCGCATCGTTTACGAACACTTCATGAATAAAGACAAGTGGTTGAACCTGACATTTACGACCAAGATTTCAAAGAACCTGATGGCCAATACACATTTCGACTTCATGGGAACCAACAAGAAATCCATGATTATCGTAAGTGCCATCATCATCGTTTGTATCGGTTCGTTCGCTATCCGCGGTTTAAGCCAGAGTATCGACTTCACCGGTGGACGTAACTTTAAGGTACAATTTGAGAATCCTGTAGAACCGGAACAAGTTCGTGAATTGATCTCTAGCAAATTTGGCGACGCTAACGTCAGCGTTATTGCTATCGGTACAGACAAAAAGACCGTACGTATCAGTACAAACTACCGTATCGAAGATGAAGGCAACAATGTAGATTCTGAAATCGAATCATATCTATATGAAACCTTGAAGCCAGTATTGACTCAGAACATCACATTGGAAACTTTCATCGACCGTGACAATCACACAGGTGGTAGTATCGTAAGCTCACAGAAAGTAGGTCCGAGTATCGCAGATGACATCAAGACAGGCGCTATCTACTCTGTAGTTCTGGCATTGATCGCCATCGGTTTGTATATCTTGATCCGTTTCCGCAACATTGCTTATAGTGTAGGCTCTATTGTAGCGCTGACAAGTGATACCATTATGATTATCGGTGCTTACTCCTTATTCTGGGGTATCTTGCCGTTCTCATTGGAAATTGACCAGACATTTATTGGTGCTATCCTGACAGCTATCGGTTACTCTATTAATGATAAGGTGGTAATCTTCGACCGTGTACGTGAGTTCTTCGGCTTATATCCGAAACGCGACAAACGTATGTTGTTCAATGACTCTCTGAACACAACGCTGGCTCGTACCATCAATACATCATTAAGTACATTGATCGTATTGCTGTGTATTTTCATCCTTGGTGGTGATTCAATCCGTAGCTTTGCATTCGCAATGATCCTGGGTGTTGTTATCGGTACATTATCTTCACTGTTTATTGCATCTCCGATTGCATACAACATGATGAAGAACAAAAAAGTCGTAGCAGCAACTACGGAAGAATAATAAATTCCAGAAATAGAAAAAGCCTCTTCCGAACATTCGGTAGAGGCTTTTTCTATTGATTATTAAAACAAATAGAAGCTATAAGACGTTCATCTTAAAAGAAGCCATTGTAAAACTTAAAACTTGATACAGTATGAAAGCCTACAACACAACTTCTTCCCATAGATTCTTCTTTGTAGTAGCCCCGAGGGGAATCGAACCCCTATCTAAAGTTTAGGAAACTTCTAATCCAACTTTGAGTATCAGTCACTTGCGAGACTATTTCAATTTTTCGTAGAACTATAGTAGAACTTTTGCATTTTTGTTGAATACCCCTGCCTCTCCAAAAGAAGAATACAGGGGTACAATGCAACACCGATTTTCAGAATCGGTACTGCAAAGATATGACTTTTATTTCAAAGGACAAAGAAAAACCGGGCGCACTTCACAGCGAACCCGGCTCAGAACAAAAGTTCTACTCTATTACTAACACCTAATCATTTCTTTTTCCGTTTCTTCAATTCTATATATTCCGAATACACTATTTTGGTATGGGGATTGCTACTTACAACTTCTTGCCTAATAGCCTTTGTTCCCCATCGGAAAAACAACCATTGCTTAGGCACTCTATGCACTACTTGAAATAGGGTATCTACAGATTGTATGCGTAAATCCAGTTTCTTATCGGGCATGATTAAGCCATCAACATTTATCCACGGGTCTTTCCATCGTATTGCTTGGACTTTAAGATAGGATGTATCACGGTATATAATGCTATCCTTAACTATGGTTTGTACCTCCACCTCCGTTTTTGTTGCATTCGTGGAAGCCGCTTGTAACCTCTTTACTTTCAAGTCAAGTTCCTTAACGGTATTCGTCAAGTCGGCACAATGCTTTTCCACCTCAGACTTGGATAAAGTCAATGCCTGTACAGAAGCAGCGGATTTTCCGGATTCTGTTTGGTAAAATTTAATTTTCTCCAACAAGGCGGTTTGGTTGCCATCCAATCTTTCCTTTTCTGATTTCAACTTGGAACAATAAGCCCATAGCCCAAAGGTAACCGCCATCAAAAGCCCACAGAGGGCGATTAATATCAAAAACGCTTTATTTCTCATATTCCTTGATGTATTGGATTATACCCTCTACGTGGGTGTTCACAATGTTTTGTTTCCCCTCCATAGATGTAAGGTAAGCAATATCTTCCTTGTTATCCATGAAGAAATTTTCCGTCAATACAGCCGGGCATTTCGTCTTGGAAAGGATGTAAAAATTTTCCTCCCAATCCGGGTCGCCATCCGAATAGTCACGCCTAATCTTTTGCCCGGTAATAAAGCAAGCGGCAGCATCATACATTCGGTTTGCCAGTTCGTCAGCTTTCGTTTTGCCCTTAGTGGTATAGGCAGACCATCCACGGGCATTCATCCATTCGCCATTCCCGGCAGCATTGCAGTGGATGGAAACAAGCAACACGTTATTAGCTCCATATCGGGCGCAAATCTCGTTCACACGCCTTGCACGTTCAGCCAAAGGCACGTCCAAGTTCTCCTTAACAATGCGTTCCGCTACATAGCCACGTTTAGCCAGTTCACGCACGACTTCATCCGCAATTTCTCTTGTATAGGCATACTCCCTGAAAGTTCCATCCGGGCTGCGTTTACCCGGTGTATTTTCTCCATGCCCATTGTCTATAAGTATCTTCATTCTTGATTCAATTTATGGTAAAAATCTATTTTAATTCTGTCATATACCATTTGTACATTGGTATAAGCTCTGCCATTGTTCACCGTTTCCGCATAAACCTCTGACAACACACATTGCTCTACCCATTCAATCCATTCGGGCGAAGTGTAGCTTGACAATCGTTTCCCTCGATACGAATGTGCATCAAATCGGCTGTTTCTGTCCTCGTGCATATTCATAATCAAGGTGTGTACTTTCGCTTTCGTGGCTTCACGGTCTGCGATGTGGTTTTCTTCACGCACTTTCTTTATTATACGGCAAACCCTCTCAACGGCAAGGTCAAAGTAAATGCTTGATATGTTTTTTATCCGCAACTGCGTTTCGGGTCTTAACCCCTCTGCAATGTCAGTGAGCATATCATTTTGGGTTTTGGTTTCCGTCAGAAGTTCGGCTACCATAGACTGATTGCTTTTAATCATGTCGTTAATGATAGACTTGAACCACTTGAAACAAGCTACCATAAGTGCAGCCGCCAAACAGAGAAACACAGCGCACACTATCACCATAAAGCCAAAATCGCTTATGCCTTGTGCTACTTTCAAACTTTCTTCCATCATCGGTTTTTCTTATACTTGTTTCGCTTGTAATACTCAAAGTTATCCCTATCCTCCTGCGTGATTGGAGTATTCGGTGGAAAGAACTTAAACCCGTACATCGTTCCATAGCGTACCACTTTGATTACGGCACGAAATGGATATTTGCGCTTCGGGTCTAAAACAACATCTTTCAACTTCTTACTATCAGTATAGAAAGCGGATGCACCGATACCCTCGCCATAGGCGATTAGTGTTCTCGTTCCGTTCTCTGTCTGTCTTTCCTTACATCCCGTAAACACCGTGACCTCATTAATCACGGCATCTACTGAGGTGTATTCACAATCGAAAATATCTTCATTCAAGGATTCTGTTTCCTCAAAGTCCATTACCTCGTTCATAAGTCCATCGGTATATTATAGGTTTCACAATCGGCATCCACCATTTCACGGATAGCCAAACGGTCTTTCAAAAAGTTCTCATAGGGGGATTTCGCACTTTCGGCAAGCAATCCCAGCATGGCAGACTGATATTCGTTTACCAGCTTACTTTCTGTCTTAGCCGGGTATCTTGCAGTAAGCAACGTGCTGAAAATATTATCAGCCGTTTTTGGATATTCCACCCTCACGCTGTCATATTGGAACATCGTGCCTGTGGCACGTTCCGCATCAGTCGTAATCTCAATGCCACCCTCTTTGTCTGCAATAACCTTAACCTCTTTGATGTTATGGTTATAAAGGAACGTTCCCTGCCCGTTATTAAGAGAATCTATCACCTCCGGCTTAGTCTTAGCCAGCAGCCCTGTAGTCAAAACATTTGCTTCCATCGTTCAAACAATTATTAAAAATGAATTTACTGTGTTCCTCCGAGCATCTGATTATCCAGCCATATTCAGATGGGAAGAAGTGTTTAATATCCGTTTCATCTTTGATTTCGTATTTATTGATGGTGCGGTGGAATTTCTTATAAAACCTTTTCAGAATACCGCTTCTTAGCAATATGCCGTAATGGTTTTGTTTGAATCCCACATAATCAATGCTACGAGCATCAACCGGGAATATCTGCCAGTTGCTTTTAATCTCTACTTTCAATTCGCCACCCAAGTAAAGCCCCATCATGTCGAGTACGAAATGCAGTGCCTCTTTGTCAGCGCATAGTATCACCATATCATCCATATAGCGATAGTAGTAGATTTTCACCCCAAAACGCTTCATCACTATCTTAGCCAGTTCTTCTTTAACCCAATGGTCGAAATATGCTAAATAGAGATTAGCCAAATATTGACTTGTGAAATTGCCTATTGGCAGCCCCTTGTCTTTACCGTTACTATCTATTATCTTATCCAACAGCCTTAACAGTTGTTCATCCGCTATAGTGTAGCGGATTATCCTTTTCAATGCTGCGTGGTCTATGTTATCATAGAACTTCTTGATGTCAATCTTCAAACAGAACCTT
The Bacteroides caecimuris DNA segment above includes these coding regions:
- a CDS encoding HU family DNA-binding protein; translation: MNKSDLISAMAAEAQMSKADAKKALDAFITSVTNAMKAGDKVSLVGFGTFSVSERAERTGINPSTKATITIPAKKVAKFKAGAELSAAVE
- a CDS encoding rhomboid family intramembrane serine protease, giving the protein MPTVTKNLIIINVLVFFGTIVAQRYGLDLTNYLGLHFFLASDFNPAQLITYMFMHGGFSHIFFNMFAVFIFGPILEQTWGPKRFLFYYILCGIGAGLIQEGVQYIRYAMEFSQHTQVNLIGYGVIPMEEYLNMMTTVGASGAVYAILLAFGMLFPNNQLFVFPLPFPIKAKFFVIGYAAIELWSGLANNIGDNIAHFAHLGGMLFGLILILYWRKKSNNNGTYYS
- a CDS encoding rhomboid family protein — encoded protein: MGHIIADLKETFRRGTIFIQLIYINVGIFLIGTLINVFLRLFEVSTPDIFGIFALPASFIGFMHQPWSIFTYMFMHAGILHILFNMLWLYWFGSLFLYFFSAKHLRGLYVLGGICGGLLYMIAYNVFPLFSSQVVGSTLVGASASVLAIVAATAYREPNYRVQLFLFGAIRLKYLALVVIGIDVLSITSSNAGGHIAHLGGALAGLWFATSLNKGTDLTSWINWILDGFTSLFHKKTWKRKPKMKVHYGNSATGREKDYDYNAHKKAQSDEVDRILEKLKKSGYDSLTTEEKKSLFDASKR
- a CDS encoding endonuclease/exonuclease/phosphatase family protein, with the protein product MEHIGKFVAYLILAVNALFVGTLILSAYSPYLNPKINPLASSLGLAFPIFLTINLIFIGFWVFVNYRYALLPAIGFLICIPQIRTYIPFNSTTKTIPEGSIKILSYNVMSFSNLEKKDGKNPVLSYLVDSNADIICLQEYNTATNKKYLTEQDIKKALKAYPYRSIHQQGKGDVQLACFSKFPILSTHPIKYESNYNGSMKYVLNVNNDTLTLINNHLESNKLTKEDRGMYEDMIKDPNAKKVKTGLRQLIRKLAEASAIRASQADSVAKAIAECKYPATIVCGDFNDGSISYTHRILTQELDDAFTQSGKGLGISYNQNKFYFRIDNILISPNLKAYNCTVDQSIKASDHYPIWCYISKR
- a CDS encoding M3 family metallopeptidase produces the protein MIKKTLTILAVSCMMYSCATKTESNPFFTEFQTQYGVPSFDKIKLEHYEPAFLKGIEEQNQNIEAIIESPEIPTFENTIVALDNSAPILDRVSAIFFNMTDAETTDSLTTLSIKLAPVLSEHDDNISLNEKLFKRVNDVYQKKDSLNLTTEQERLLDKTYKSFVRSGANLNTEGQTRLREINKELSTLGITFSNNILNENNAFQLFVDKEEDLAGLPKWFRQSAAEEANAAGQPGKWLFTLHNASRLPFLQYSENRPLREQIYKAYINRGNNNDGNDNKENIRKIVSLRLEKAKLLGFDCYANFVLDETMAKNTDNVMNLLNNLWSYALPKAKAEATELQKLMDKEGKGEKLEAWDWWYYTEKLRKEKYNLSEEDTKPYFKLENVRNGAFTVANKLYGITLTKLEGVPTYHPDVEVYEVKDADGSQLGIFYVDYFPRSGKSGGAWMSNYREQQGDTRPLVCNVCSFTKPVGDTPSLLTMDEVETLFHEFGHALHGLLTKCEYKGTSGTNVVRDFVELPSQINEHWATEPEVLKMYAKHYQTGEVIPDEIIEKILQQKTFNQGFMTTELLAAAILDMNLHMTKDVKNLNMLVFEKEAMDKLNLIPEIAPRYRVTYFNHIIGGYAAGYYSYLWANVLDNDAFEAFKEHGIFDKNTADLFRHNVLEKGDSEDPMVLYRNFRGAEPSLEPLLKNRGMK
- the secDF gene encoding protein translocase subunit SecDF, whose translation is MQNKGFVKVFAVLLTLVCVFYLSFSFVTRHYTNKAKEIANGDPKVEQDYLDSLSNEKVMLWNWTLKQCREMEISLGLDLKGGMNVILEVSVPDVIKALADNKPDEAFNNALATAAKQAVNSQDDVITLFIREYHKIAPDAKLSELFATQQLKDKVNQKSSDAEVEKVLRAEVKAAVENSFNVLRTRIDRFGVVQPNIQSLEDKMGRIMVELPGIKEPERVRKLLQGSANLEFWETYTAREILPAMQSADAKLRGILAEETTADTDTIEAALTEATPVEEKAVSAADSLAAALKGDAAAEDKAAVNMEEIKKQYPLLSMLQLNSSGQGPVIGYANYKDTADINKYLAMPEIKAELPKDLRLKWGVSPSEFDKKGQTFELYAIKSTERNGKAPLEGDVVTDAKDEFDQYSKPAVSMTMNSDGARRWAQLTKQNIGRSIAIVLDNYVYSAPNVNSEITGGRSQITGHFTPEQAKDLANVLKSGKMPAPAHIVQEDIVGPSLGQESINAGIFSFVVALILLMIYMCSMYGFIPGMVANCALILNFFFTLGILSSFQAALTMSGIAGMVLSLGMAVDANVLIYERTKEELRAGKGVKKALADGYSNAFSAIFDSNLTSIITGIILFNFGTGPIRGFATTLIIGILVSFFTAVFITRIVYEHFMNKDKWLNLTFTTKISKNLMANTHFDFMGTNKKSMIIVSAIIIVCIGSFAIRGLSQSIDFTGGRNFKVQFENPVEPEQVRELISSKFGDANVSVIAIGTDKKTVRISTNYRIEDEGNNVDSEIESYLYETLKPVLTQNITLETFIDRDNHTGGSIVSSQKVGPSIADDIKTGAIYSVVLALIAIGLYILIRFRNIAYSVGSIVALTSDTIMIIGAYSLFWGILPFSLEIDQTFIGAILTAIGYSINDKVVIFDRVREFFGLYPKRDKRMLFNDSLNTTLARTINTSLSTLIVLLCIFILGGDSIRSFAFAMILGVVIGTLSSLFIASPIAYNMMKNKKVVAATTEE
- a CDS encoding DUF6549 family protein translates to MRNKAFLILIALCGLLMAVTFGLWAYCSKLKSEKERLDGNQTALLEKIKFYQTESGKSAASVQALTLSKSEVEKHCADLTNTVKELDLKVKRLQAASTNATKTEVEVQTIVKDSIIYRDTSYLKVQAIRWKDPWINVDGLIMPDKKLDLRIQSVDTLFQVVHRVPKQWLFFRWGTKAIRQEVVSSNPHTKIVYSEYIELKKRKKK
- a CDS encoding N-acetylmuramoyl-L-alanine amidase, encoding MKILIDNGHGENTPGKRSPDGTFREYAYTREIADEVVRELAKRGYVAERIVKENLDVPLAERARRVNEICARYGANNVLLVSIHCNAAGNGEWMNARGWSAYTTKGKTKADELANRMYDAAACFITGQKIRRDYSDGDPDWEENFYILSKTKCPAVLTENFFMDNKEDIAYLTSMEGKQNIVNTHVEGIIQYIKEYEK